Proteins from one Paenibacillus amylolyticus genomic window:
- a CDS encoding 5-formyltetrahydrofolate cyclo-ligase, with translation MQDHAELKSQLRSRLRQSRDLMDVSIRQQAMAKINDGVRRELERLRQAKSKVLNRPLVIFSYLSYGSEASTAFLFQEGWNHGDLMFAPKVLANPPRMELRRVTGEHDLEPGIWGIPEPRESCEVLSPEDWPDIDLVWVPGLGYDLHGGRIGYGGGYYDRFAETLAAACAMTGKKPLMAAMVLPGQLQEEIPMELLDLRIDLLITTEGILHIE, from the coding sequence ATGCAGGATCATGCGGAACTGAAAAGCCAGCTTCGATCCAGGCTGAGACAGAGCCGTGATCTGATGGATGTGAGCATACGTCAACAGGCGATGGCTAAGATTAACGATGGAGTGAGGCGGGAGCTGGAGCGTCTTAGACAGGCTAAGAGCAAGGTCTTGAACAGACCACTCGTCATATTCAGTTATTTGTCCTATGGAAGCGAAGCGTCCACAGCTTTTCTGTTTCAAGAGGGCTGGAATCATGGAGATCTGATGTTTGCACCGAAAGTGTTGGCGAATCCACCTCGCATGGAGCTGCGGCGAGTGACCGGAGAACATGATCTGGAGCCAGGCATATGGGGGATACCGGAACCCAGGGAATCCTGTGAAGTGCTGTCACCTGAAGATTGGCCGGATATCGATCTCGTATGGGTACCAGGGCTTGGTTACGATCTACATGGAGGGCGCATTGGATATGGCGGCGGTTATTATGATCGTTTTGCCGAGACGCTTGCAGCAGCATGTGCGATGACGGGCAAGAAACCGCTGATGGCTGCGATGGTATTGCCGGGTCAGCTGCAAGAGGAGATCCCGATGGAGCTGCTCGATCTGCGGATTGATCTGTTGATAACAACCGAAGGTATATTACATATCGAATAA
- a CDS encoding helix-turn-helix domain-containing protein has translation MNQERINRSKQLMFSERELRIYEVADRVGYENASYFCAMFKRHTGMSPERFRRLHGLN, from the coding sequence GTGAACCAGGAACGAATCAATCGGAGCAAACAGCTTATGTTCAGTGAGAGGGAGCTCCGCATATATGAAGTTGCTGATCGGGTGGGTTACGAGAACGCCAGTTATTTCTGTGCAATGTTCAAAAGGCATACAGGCATGAGTCCCGAGCGTTTTCGCAGACTGCATGGACTGAATTGA
- a CDS encoding MogA/MoaB family molybdenum cofactor biosynthesis protein, protein MVWRTAILTASDKGARGEREDTSAQVIRELVEEELGGQIVEYRIVPDEPDEIIAALIEMTDYFHADLVLTTGGTELAIRDITPEATRRVIEREVPGMAEAMRYSVMSKNRSAMLFRGVCGIRGRTLIVNLPGTPKGVHEHLAAIMDQLPEALLMVTGQFKQ, encoded by the coding sequence ATGGTGTGGAGAACAGCAATCCTGACAGCCAGTGACAAAGGAGCCCGCGGTGAACGTGAGGATACGAGTGCACAAGTCATTCGGGAGCTGGTGGAAGAAGAGCTGGGTGGTCAAATCGTGGAGTACCGCATCGTTCCGGATGAACCCGATGAGATTATTGCAGCTTTGATTGAGATGACGGATTATTTTCACGCCGATCTGGTGCTGACGACCGGTGGCACGGAGCTGGCCATTCGTGACATTACTCCGGAAGCGACCCGGCGGGTAATTGAACGTGAGGTTCCTGGTATGGCAGAGGCCATGCGGTACAGTGTAATGAGCAAAAACCGCTCTGCCATGCTGTTCCGTGGGGTATGTGGCATTCGTGGACGCACGCTGATTGTCAATCTGCCTGGTACACCGAAGGGTGTGCATGAACATCTGGCTGCCATTATGGATCAGCTTCCGGAAGCGCTGTTGATGGTTACGGGTCAGTTCAAGCAATAA
- the moaC gene encoding cyclic pyranopterin monophosphate synthase MoaC, producing MSSEVNNGQASGGKLTHFNEQGRARMVDISGKEVTVRTAVAVTKVTMNPDTLEAIREGRIGKGDVLAVAQIAGIQGAKKTSDWIPMCHPLALTGVDIRFHDNGVDELHIEVTVKTEGKTGVEMEALTAASAAALTVYDMCKAMQKDMIIGPTMLNYKSGGKNGDYSR from the coding sequence TTGAGTTCAGAAGTGAACAACGGCCAGGCTTCGGGTGGCAAACTGACCCATTTTAATGAACAGGGGCGGGCCCGGATGGTTGATATTTCGGGTAAGGAAGTTACCGTGCGTACAGCTGTGGCCGTAACCAAGGTGACGATGAATCCAGATACACTGGAAGCGATTCGGGAGGGCAGAATCGGCAAAGGTGATGTTCTGGCTGTGGCTCAGATTGCCGGAATTCAAGGCGCGAAGAAAACATCGGACTGGATTCCGATGTGCCATCCTCTGGCACTGACGGGTGTGGATATTCGTTTTCACGATAACGGAGTGGATGAATTACACATTGAAGTTACTGTCAAAACCGAAGGTAAAACGGGTGTTGAGATGGAGGCGCTCACGGCAGCCTCGGCTGCAGCACTGACAGTCTATGACATGTGCAAGGCCATGCAAAAAGATATGATTATCGGTCCAACCATGCTGAATTACAAGAGTGGTGGCAAAAACGGTGATTACAGCCGATAG
- a CDS encoding NAD(P)/FAD-dependent oxidoreductase — translation MYDVLVIGAGQAGLAAGYYLQQSGLTFLIVDAASSVGESWRKRYDSLRLFTPRMYDGLPGMPLGGNENDLPSKDEIADYFESYAKQMHLSIKLNCLISRLSKPDEVYYAETNDGIIEARNIIVATGPFQTPNVPPFAKSLSESVIQLHSSEYRNSSQLHPGTTVVVGGGNSGAQIAVELAADTRQTVYISIARNITFRPLHIMKRSIFWYFDKLGILRSSADRRVGKWLRNQPEYVYGYELKELMTQGKVNMRPRAVNATDNRILYEDGSETRIDNIIWATGFKRNDGWIDIDAAFDSKGGIIHERGVSSVAGLYYVGLPWQTSRGSALLGWVKYDAQKIVNHLIQR, via the coding sequence ATGTATGATGTATTGGTTATCGGGGCTGGGCAAGCTGGGTTGGCAGCAGGGTACTATCTTCAGCAGTCGGGGTTAACGTTTTTAATCGTTGATGCTGCCTCATCTGTGGGGGAATCCTGGCGTAAACGGTACGATTCCTTGCGTCTTTTTACTCCACGAATGTATGATGGGTTACCGGGAATGCCGCTTGGTGGAAACGAAAATGATCTGCCAAGCAAAGACGAAATTGCAGATTATTTTGAAAGTTACGCTAAGCAGATGCATCTCTCCATAAAGTTAAACTGTTTAATCTCCCGTCTCTCCAAGCCAGATGAGGTGTACTATGCTGAAACCAATGATGGAATAATTGAAGCGCGCAATATTATCGTTGCCACAGGGCCTTTCCAGACCCCAAATGTTCCACCTTTTGCAAAATCATTATCCGAGAGTGTAATTCAGCTTCATTCATCAGAGTATCGAAATAGCTCTCAATTGCACCCTGGGACAACAGTAGTGGTAGGTGGAGGGAATTCGGGTGCCCAAATCGCCGTAGAGTTAGCAGCAGATACTAGACAAACGGTATACATATCCATAGCTCGAAATATTACCTTTAGGCCTTTGCATATTATGAAACGAAGTATATTCTGGTATTTCGATAAGCTCGGAATATTACGTTCAAGTGCAGATCGTAGGGTTGGAAAATGGTTGCGAAATCAGCCAGAGTACGTCTACGGTTATGAGTTAAAAGAATTGATGACTCAGGGAAAAGTAAATATGCGCCCACGTGCTGTAAATGCAACAGATAACCGCATCCTATATGAGGATGGGAGTGAGACACGAATAGACAATATAATCTGGGCGACGGGATTTAAGCGAAATGATGGTTGGATCGATATCGATGCTGCTTTTGATTCCAAAGGTGGAATTATACACGAGAGAGGTGTATCATCGGTTGCTGGACTGTACTATGTAGGACTACCTTGGCAAACATCACGAGGTTCTGCATTGTTGGGATGGGTCAAGTACGATGCTCAGAAGATCGTTAATCATCTGATTCAGAGGTAA
- a CDS encoding AraC family ligand binding domain-containing protein: MNDDLENKEYCPYILQYETNDGESGVLDGYPDFFGKTEEAARLPIYMTTVGYWEHQYETERPEGFPDYQIHQIIHGQGRLILQEEEYIVGPGDVFFLYPDVPHRYMPISDRWELAWVSFQGREASQLLSYAGITGSRVCRLRTATLLRGLEQLLVREDNGDTTDYADYDVECSKQLYALLLDLKPLLIESANYNDELERLKPVLRYIAEHLDRSLSLKELADVAVVSPNICAGCFRRRSTPDLYFT; encoded by the coding sequence TTGAATGATGACTTAGAGAATAAAGAATATTGCCCATATATATTACAATATGAAACTAACGATGGAGAAAGTGGTGTACTGGATGGATACCCGGATTTTTTTGGTAAAACAGAAGAAGCTGCTCGTCTGCCGATCTATATGACCACGGTTGGTTACTGGGAACATCAATATGAAACCGAGCGACCCGAAGGTTTTCCCGATTATCAGATTCACCAGATTATTCATGGCCAGGGGAGACTGATTTTACAAGAAGAGGAGTATATCGTCGGACCAGGTGACGTGTTCTTCCTGTATCCTGATGTCCCGCATCGGTATATGCCCATCAGTGATCGGTGGGAGCTGGCATGGGTCTCGTTTCAGGGGAGAGAGGCCAGCCAGTTATTATCTTATGCCGGGATAACCGGTTCACGCGTATGCAGACTCAGAACAGCCACGCTGCTACGTGGCCTGGAGCAGCTTCTGGTTAGAGAAGATAATGGGGATACGACGGATTACGCCGATTACGATGTGGAATGCTCCAAACAATTATATGCCCTGCTGCTGGATCTGAAGCCTCTGCTCATCGAATCCGCCAATTATAATGATGAATTGGAGCGATTGAAGCCTGTGCTGCGTTATATCGCAGAGCATCTGGATCGCTCACTTTCGCTGAAGGAGCTGGCCGATGTGGCTGTGGTCTCTCCCAATATTTGTGCAGGCTGTTTCAGAAGGCGCTCCACACCAGACCTGTATTTTACGTGA
- the tatA gene encoding twin-arginine translocase TatA/TatE family subunit, with amino-acid sequence MFSSIGPTGFILLAVIALLLFGPNKLPELGRAVGRTFREFKEGAREIISEDDSSNRKEQEKAKPLAAESTPADKPADKRLPE; translated from the coding sequence ATGTTTAGTTCCATTGGACCAACGGGTTTTATTTTGCTGGCCGTGATTGCATTGTTGTTGTTTGGACCCAACAAACTTCCGGAACTGGGACGTGCAGTTGGGCGTACCTTCCGTGAATTCAAAGAGGGCGCTCGCGAGATTATCTCTGAGGATGACTCATCCAATCGCAAAGAGCAGGAGAAAGCGAAACCGCTGGCGGCTGAGAGCACACCTGCAGACAAGCCTGCTGATAAACGCCTGCCGGAATAA
- the groL gene encoding chaperonin GroEL (60 kDa chaperone family; promotes refolding of misfolded polypeptides especially under stressful conditions; forms two stacked rings of heptamers to form a barrel-shaped 14mer; ends can be capped by GroES; misfolded proteins enter the barrel where they are refolded when GroES binds): MAKDIKFSEDARRSMLRGVDALANAVKVTLGPKGRNVVLEKKFGSPLITNDGVTIAKEIELEDAFENMGAQLVKEVATKTNDVAGDGTTTATVLAQALITEGLKNVTAGASPIGIRKGIDKAVKAAVAELQSISKPVETKQSIAQVAAISAADEEVGELIAEAMEKVGKDGVITVEESRGFATELEVVEGMQFDRGYISPYMITDTDKMEAVLDNPYILITDKKISSTQDILPLLEKIVQQGKPLVLIAEDIEGEALAMLVVNKLRGTFNAVAVKAPGFGDRRKAMLQDIAALTGGQLITEELGLDLKSAVVEQLGTARQIRVTKENTIIVDGAGNKSDIDARVSQIRTQLEETTSEFDKEKLQERLAKLSGGVAVIKVGAATETELKERKLRIEDALNATRAAVEEGIVSGGGTALMNVYNAVAGVALSGDEQTGVNIVLRALEAPIRTIAANAGEEGSVIVERLKKEQTGVGFNAATGEWVNMIEAGIVDPAKVTRYALQNAASVAAMFLTTEAVIADKPEPAGAGGGMPDMGGMGGMGGMM, encoded by the coding sequence ATGGCTAAAGACATTAAATTCAGTGAAGACGCTCGTCGCTCCATGCTTCGTGGTGTGGATGCATTGGCTAATGCAGTAAAAGTAACACTCGGTCCTAAAGGCCGTAACGTGGTTCTGGAGAAAAAATTCGGAAGCCCGCTCATCACTAACGATGGTGTAACGATTGCTAAAGAAATCGAACTGGAAGATGCATTCGAGAACATGGGTGCTCAACTGGTTAAAGAAGTAGCTACGAAAACCAACGATGTTGCCGGTGACGGTACGACAACAGCAACTGTACTCGCGCAAGCGCTGATCACAGAAGGTCTGAAAAACGTAACTGCAGGCGCTAGCCCAATTGGAATCCGTAAAGGGATCGACAAAGCGGTTAAAGCTGCGGTTGCTGAATTGCAATCCATCTCCAAACCGGTTGAAACCAAACAATCCATCGCACAAGTTGCAGCAATCTCTGCAGCTGACGAAGAAGTAGGCGAATTGATCGCTGAAGCTATGGAAAAAGTAGGTAAAGACGGCGTTATCACTGTAGAAGAATCCCGTGGATTCGCTACTGAGCTTGAAGTGGTTGAAGGTATGCAATTCGACCGTGGATACATCTCTCCTTACATGATCACAGATACGGACAAAATGGAAGCTGTTTTGGACAATCCGTACATCTTGATCACAGACAAAAAAATCTCCAGCACGCAAGACATCTTGCCATTGCTTGAGAAAATCGTTCAACAAGGCAAACCGCTGGTATTGATCGCTGAAGATATCGAAGGCGAAGCACTGGCTATGCTGGTTGTGAACAAATTGCGTGGTACATTCAATGCTGTAGCTGTTAAAGCTCCAGGATTCGGTGACCGTCGTAAAGCAATGCTGCAAGATATCGCTGCTCTTACTGGTGGCCAATTGATCACGGAAGAACTGGGTCTGGACCTGAAATCCGCTGTTGTGGAACAACTGGGTACAGCTCGCCAAATCCGTGTAACCAAAGAGAACACAATCATCGTTGACGGTGCTGGTAACAAATCCGATATCGATGCACGTGTTAGCCAAATCCGTACACAACTGGAAGAAACAACTTCCGAATTCGACAAAGAGAAACTGCAAGAGCGTCTGGCTAAATTGTCCGGCGGTGTAGCAGTAATCAAAGTCGGTGCGGCTACTGAAACAGAATTGAAAGAACGCAAACTTCGCATCGAAGATGCCCTGAACGCAACTCGCGCTGCGGTTGAAGAAGGTATCGTATCCGGTGGTGGTACAGCACTCATGAACGTATACAACGCGGTTGCAGGCGTAGCCCTGTCCGGTGACGAGCAAACAGGCGTAAACATCGTCCTGCGCGCTTTGGAAGCACCAATCCGTACAATCGCAGCTAACGCTGGCGAAGAAGGTTCCGTCATTGTGGAACGTCTGAAAAAAGAACAAACTGGCGTAGGCTTCAACGCTGCGACTGGCGAGTGGGTTAACATGATCGAAGCAGGTATCGTTGACCCTGCGAAAGTAACTCGTTATGCATTGCAAAACGCTGCTTCCGTAGCAGCAATGTTCCTGACAACTGAAGCAGTTATCGCTGACAAACCAGAACCAGCAGGTGCTGGCGGCGGAATGCCTGACATGGGCGGTATGGGTGGAATGGGCGGCATGATGTAA
- the groES gene encoding co-chaperone GroES, which yields MIRPLGERVLVEPLEQEQTTSFGIVLPDSAKEKPQEGRIVAVGAGALKDGVRVALEVKEGDRVIFSKYAGTEIKFEGKEYLIMKESDIHAILD from the coding sequence ATGATCAGACCTTTAGGTGAACGCGTATTGGTAGAACCACTGGAGCAAGAGCAAACAACTTCTTTCGGGATCGTACTCCCGGACTCCGCCAAAGAAAAACCGCAAGAGGGTAGAATCGTTGCAGTTGGCGCAGGAGCATTGAAAGACGGCGTACGTGTGGCTCTGGAAGTGAAAGAAGGAGATCGCGTTATTTTCTCCAAATATGCCGGTACAGAAATCAAGTTCGAAGGTAAAGAATATTTGATTATGAAAGAAAGCGATATTCACGCGATTCTCGACTAA
- the tatC gene encoding twin-arginine translocase subunit TatC — translation MTQQMEEMSITEHLSELRKRLIYVLIIFVLGLIAGFLVADPVYQYLTKSESAKGFVLHAFSFWDGIGIYMKIAGLFSLIITLPFTVYQIWKFVSPGLKQQERKATLKYVPYVFLLFLIGMAFSYYVIFPMALAFTTAITEKMGLVETYGMKQYFSFLFGIVLPVSLLFELPLLIMFLTGLRILNPVRLRKMRRVAYFVLIFIAVVITPPDFISDLLVMIPLLMLYEISVFLSAIVYRKQLAADQEIESRYVRAEDKKHAG, via the coding sequence ATGACGCAGCAAATGGAAGAAATGTCGATTACGGAGCATCTGAGTGAGCTGCGGAAGCGGCTGATCTATGTATTAATTATTTTTGTGCTGGGGCTTATTGCAGGATTTTTGGTAGCGGACCCGGTGTACCAATATCTGACCAAGTCAGAGTCGGCAAAAGGTTTTGTATTGCATGCCTTCTCGTTCTGGGACGGGATTGGCATCTACATGAAGATTGCCGGTTTGTTTTCGCTTATTATTACGCTGCCGTTTACGGTGTATCAGATCTGGAAGTTTGTTAGTCCGGGTCTGAAGCAGCAAGAGCGAAAAGCAACGTTGAAGTATGTACCTTATGTATTTCTGTTATTTCTTATAGGGATGGCTTTTTCGTATTATGTCATATTTCCGATGGCACTCGCCTTCACAACAGCGATTACGGAGAAGATGGGGCTTGTGGAGACCTACGGGATGAAACAGTATTTCAGCTTCCTGTTTGGCATTGTATTGCCTGTGTCCCTGTTATTTGAACTTCCTTTACTTATTATGTTCTTGACAGGACTGCGGATTCTGAATCCCGTTCGCCTTCGCAAGATGCGCAGAGTGGCTTATTTTGTTCTGATCTTCATTGCGGTGGTGATTACACCGCCAGACTTTATTTCCGATCTGCTGGTGATGATTCCCTTGCTTATGTTATATGAGATCAGTGTGTTCTTATCCGCCATTGTATACCGCAAGCAGCTTGCAGCCGATCAAGAGATTGAATCCCGCTACGTTCGTGCCGAGGATAAGAAACATGCGGGTTAG
- a CDS encoding helix-turn-helix domain-containing protein, which yields MLSELDIYTVLDSQFNPVTLSGGTDHSDYYLYPIVNGSLVLGCFAIQLDHPLGQLDHVILEQGGAIVMLEMVNTYSLTEMSYRKNHDFFSDLVQYREPQQLEARLSSFQLPAHQSLFVAQLQLYGEHPDMKTTENWVRKLIGFIEKELGTREHLLFSAHHKITILAAASEPNVRHWIISSLEMAVEKWTSSKTPALSIGIGGLYQGLEYVSKSNDEATRSLSFLLKQNKAGLMLYEEIGINRLFLNQEPSDIENYIHEILSPLQQQKSGELELTLKTYIAANRSVQATAERLHIHTNTLYLRLRKIEEILGVDLNDSEGWMKVYLACHLSEVYSVAPTASGALKL from the coding sequence TTGCTAAGTGAGCTCGATATCTACACCGTTCTAGACAGTCAGTTTAACCCCGTCACCTTGTCCGGTGGAACAGATCATAGCGATTATTACCTGTATCCCATTGTGAATGGATCACTGGTGCTGGGCTGTTTTGCCATCCAATTAGATCATCCGTTAGGTCAGTTGGATCATGTAATTCTCGAACAAGGCGGAGCTATTGTCATGCTGGAGATGGTGAACACCTACTCACTCACCGAGATGTCCTATCGGAAAAACCATGATTTCTTCAGTGATCTCGTGCAATATCGAGAACCCCAGCAGTTGGAGGCACGACTTTCCAGCTTCCAGTTGCCCGCCCATCAGTCCTTGTTCGTCGCACAATTACAGCTCTATGGGGAACATCCTGATATGAAAACAACTGAAAATTGGGTGCGCAAATTAATTGGATTTATCGAAAAGGAACTAGGCACCCGTGAACATCTATTGTTCAGTGCACATCACAAAATTACGATTTTGGCTGCTGCATCCGAGCCCAACGTCAGACACTGGATCATCAGCAGTCTGGAAATGGCTGTGGAGAAATGGACTTCTTCCAAAACTCCTGCCTTATCCATCGGTATCGGCGGACTTTATCAAGGGCTTGAATATGTGTCCAAGAGTAATGATGAGGCTACACGCTCGTTGTCCTTTTTGCTGAAACAAAACAAAGCTGGCCTGATGCTCTACGAAGAAATCGGGATCAATCGGCTGTTTCTGAATCAGGAACCGTCTGATATTGAGAACTACATTCATGAAATTCTGTCCCCTCTTCAACAGCAAAAATCAGGAGAGCTTGAACTCACACTCAAAACCTATATTGCGGCGAATCGATCGGTGCAAGCCACAGCAGAACGACTGCATATTCATACCAATACGCTGTATCTGCGCCTGCGCAAAATAGAGGAGATTCTGGGTGTTGATCTGAACGATTCCGAGGGTTGGATGAAAGTGTATTTGGCATGTCATTTAAGTGAAGTATACTCGGTTGCGCCAACCGCAAGTGGTGCACTGAAGCTGTAA